One Synechococcales cyanobacterium T60_A2020_003 genomic region harbors:
- a CDS encoding sulfite exporter TauE/SafE family protein, which produces MTTRLFLTLTAAGLFAGILAGLLGIGGGTVLAPILVALGYDPVQAVATSSLAIVITSLSGSIQNWRMGYLDFRRILYLGVPALITAQVGVALAGWLPGWILLTAFGCLLLSNVYLVELRKRLVTQSTNRSAGDAPDPKIWNPAIASILTGGAAGLLAGLFGVGGGVIMVPLQILLLNEPIKRAIQTSLGVIVLTAIASTAGHALNGNVLWTPGILLGLGGLIGAQFSTRLLPKLPDRIVSLLFRGLLFVLAFYIFWQAWNAYGS; this is translated from the coding sequence ATGACCACCCGACTTTTTTTGACCCTAACCGCAGCCGGACTGTTTGCAGGCATTTTAGCCGGGTTGCTGGGGATTGGGGGCGGCACGGTGCTGGCCCCGATTCTGGTGGCCTTGGGGTATGACCCGGTTCAAGCTGTAGCGACCAGTAGTTTGGCCATCGTGATTACGTCCCTGTCGGGCAGCATTCAAAATTGGCGGATGGGCTATCTCGATTTTCGGCGAATTCTCTATCTAGGAGTGCCTGCGCTGATCACGGCTCAGGTTGGGGTGGCGCTAGCGGGATGGCTACCAGGTTGGATTCTGTTAACGGCGTTTGGCTGTTTGCTGCTTTCGAATGTCTACTTGGTGGAACTGCGAAAACGATTAGTTACCCAATCTACTAACCGTTCCGCTGGGGATGCCCCAGACCCGAAAATCTGGAATCCGGCGATCGCCTCGATCCTGACCGGAGGAGCCGCCGGATTATTAGCTGGCCTGTTCGGTGTGGGTGGTGGTGTGATTATGGTTCCCCTGCAAATTTTGCTGCTGAACGAACCGATTAAGCGGGCGATTCAAACCAGTTTGGGTGTAATTGTGTTGACGGCGATCGCCTCTACAGCAGGCCATGCGCTGAACGGAAATGTACTCTGGACACCGGGCATTTTGCTGGGACTAGGAGGGTTGATCGGTGCCCAGTTCAGTACTCGCCTTTTACCAAAGTTGCCGGATCGGATTGTGAGCTTACTCTTTCGCGGATTGCTGTTCGTTCTGGCTTTCTATATCTTTTGGCAAGCCTGGAATGCATATGGGAGCTAA